The proteins below are encoded in one region of Mus caroli chromosome 10, CAROLI_EIJ_v1.1, whole genome shotgun sequence:
- the Itga7 gene encoding integrin alpha-7 isoform X1, which translates to MARITRCDFLRPPGICYLITSLLAGLFLPPAIAFNLDVMGAIRKEGEPGSLFGFSVALHRQLQPRPQSWLLVGAPQALALPGQQANRTGGLFACPLSLEETDCYRVDIDRGANVQKESKENQWLGVSVRSQGPGGKIVTCAHRYESRQRVDQALETRDVIGRCFVLSQDLAIRDELDGGEWKFCEGRPQGHEQFGFCQQGTAATFSPDSHYLVFGAPGTYNWKGTARVELCAQGSPDLAHLDDGPYEAGGEKEQDPRLIPVPANSYLGFSIDSGKGLMRSEELSFVAGAPRANHKGAVVILRKDSASRLIPEVVLSGERLTSGFGYSLAVTDLNNDGWADLIVGAPYFFERQEELGGAVYVYMNQGGHWADISPLRICGSPDSMFGISLAVLGDLNQDGFPDIAVGAPFDGDGKVFIYHGSSLGVVVKPSQVLEGEAVGIKSFGYSLSGGLDVDGNHYPDLLVGSLADTAALFRARPVLHVSQEIFIDPRAIDLEQPNCADGRLVCVDIKICFSYVAVPSSYSPSVVLDYMLDGDTDRRLRGQVPRVTFLSRGLDDLRHQSSGTVWLKHQHDRVCGDTVFQLQENVKDKLRAIVVTLSYGLRTPPLGRQAPGQELPPVAPILNAHQPSTQRTEIHFLKQGCGEDKICQSNLQLERYQFCSRISDTEFQALPMDLDGRTALFALSGQPFIGLELTVTNLPSDPARPQADGDDAHEAQLLVTLPASLRYSGVRALDSVEKPLCLSNDSASHVECELGNPMKRGAQVTFYLILSTSGITIETTELEVKLLLATISEQELDPVSVRAHVFIELPLSISGVASPQQLFFSGEVKGESAMRSERDVGSKVKYEVTVSNQGQSLNTLGSAFLNIMWPHEIANGKWLLYPMRVELEGGQGPGKRGICSPRPNILQLDVDSRDRRRRELGQPEPQEPPEKVEPSTSWWPVSSAEKRNVTLDCTLGTAKCVVFSCPLYSFDRAAVLHVWGRLWNSTFLEEYMAVKSLEVIVRANITVKSSIKNLLLRDASTVIPVMVYLDPMAVVVEGVPWWVILLAVLAGLLVLALLVLLLWKLGFFKRAKHPEATVPQYHAVKIPREDRQQFKEEKTGTIQRSNWGNSQWEGSDAHPILAADWHPELGPDGHPVPATA; encoded by the exons ATGGCCAGGATTACGAGGTGCGATTTTCTCCGGCCCCCCGGAATCTGCTACCTTATTACTTCCTTGCTCGCTGGACTGTTCTTACCACCGGCTATTGCCTTCAATCTGGATGTGATGGGTGCCATACGAAAGGAGGGAGAACCCGGCAGCCTATTCGGCTTTTCGGTGGCCCTGCACCGACAATTACAGCCCCGACCCCAGAGCTG GCTGCTGGTGGGCGCTCCCCAGGCCCTGGCTCTTCCTGGACAGCAGGCAAACCGCACCGGAGGCCTCTTTGCTTGTCCCCTGAGCCTAGAGGAGACAGACTGCTACAGAGTGGATATCGAcaggggag CTAACGTGCAGAAGGAGAGCAAGGAGAACCAGTGGCTGGGAGTCAGTGTCCGGAGCCAGGGGCCCGGGGGCAAGATTGTT ACGTGTGCACACCGATATGAGTCTCGACAGAGAGTGGACCAGGCTTTGGAGACTCGGGATGTGATTGGCCGATGCTTTGTGCTAAGCCAGGACCTGGCCATCCGTGATGAGCTGGATGGTGGGGAGTGGAAGTTCTGTGAGGGGCGCCCCCAGGGCCATGAACAGTTTGGGTTCTGTCAGCAGGGCACAGCTGCCACCTTCTCCCCTGACAGCCACTACCTCGTTTTTGGGGCTCCAGGAACCTATAACTGGAAGG GCACGGCCAGGGTGGAGCTCTGTGCACAGGGCTCTCCGGACCTGGCACACCTGGATGACGGGCCCTACGAGGCGGGGGGCGAGAAGGAGCAAGACCCCCGCCTCATCCCGGTCCCTGCCAACAGCTACCTTG GTTTCTCCATCGATTCTGGGAAGGGTCTCATGCGctcagaagagctgagttttGTGGCAGGGGCTCCCCGTGCCAACCACAAAGGGGCTGTGGTCATTCTGCGCAAGGATAGTGCCAGCCGCCTGATACCTGAGGTTGTGCTGTCTGGGGAGCGCCTGACCTCTGGCTTTGGCTATTCACTGGCTGTGACTGATCTCAACAATGATGG CTGGGCAGACCTGATTGTGGGTGCCCCCTACTTCTTTGAACGCCAAGAAGAGCTGGGAggtgctgtgtatgtgtacatgaacCAGGGTGGCCATTGGGCAGATATCTCTCCTCTCCGAATCTGTGGCTCCCCTGATTCCATGTTTGGGATCAGTTTGGCTGTATTGGGGGACCtcaaccaagatggcttcccag ACATTGCCGTGGGAGCTCCCTTTGACGGAGATGGGAAGGTCTTTATCTACCATGGGAGCAGCCTGGGGGTGGTTGTCAAACCTTCACAG GTGCTGGAGGGTGAGGCGGTGGGTATCAAGAGCTTTGGTTACTCCCTGTCTGGTGGCCTGGATGTGGACGGAAATCACTACCCAGACCTGCTTGTGGGCTCACTGGCTGATACTGCTGCTCTGTTCAG GGCCAGACCTGTTCTACATGTCTCCCAAGAGATCTTCATTGACCCCAGAGCTATCGATCTGGAACAGCCCAACTGTGCCGACGGACGCTTGGTCTG CGTGGACATAAAGATCTGTTTCAGCTATGTCGCTGTGCCCAGCAGCTACAGCCCTAGTGTGG TCTTAGATTATATGTTAGATGGGGACACAGACCGGAGGCTCCGGGGCCAGGTTCCACGTGTGACGTTTCTGAGCCGAGGCCTGGATGACCTCAGGCATCAGTCCTCCGGCACCGTGTGGCTGAAGCACCAACATGACCGAGTCTGTGGAGATACTGTGTTCCAGCTGCAG GAAAACGTCAAAGACAAGCTACGGGCCATTGTGGTGACCCTGTCATATGGTCTCCGAACCCCTCCATTAGGGAGGCAAGCGCCTGGCCAGGAGCTCCCCCCTGTGGCTCCCATCCTCAATGCTCACCAGCCCAGCACCCAGAGGACTGAG ATCCACTTCCTGAAGCAAGGCTGCGGTGAAGATAAGATCTGTCAGAGCAACCTCCAGCTCGAGCGGTACCAGTTCTGTTCCCGGATCAGCGACACAGAGTTCCAGGCTCTGCCCAT GGATCTGGATGGAAGGACCGCCCTGTTCGCATTGAGTGGGCAGCCGTTCATAGGCCTGGAACTGACAGTCACCAACCTGCCCTCTGACCCTGCCCGGCCTCAGGCAGATGGGGATGACGCTCATGAAGCACAGCTCTTGGTCACCCTCCCAGCCTCTCTACGGTACTCAGGAGTCCGTGCTCTGGACTCTGTG gAGAAGCCGCTCTGCCTGTCCAATGACAGCGCCTCTCATGTCGAGTGTGAGCTGGGGAACCCTATGAAGAGAGGCGCTCAG GTTACTTTTTACCTCATCCTCAGCACCTCTGGAATCACTATTGAGACCACAGAGCTGGAGGTGAAATTGCTGTTAGCCAC GATCAGTGAGCAGGAGCTGGATCCGGTCTCCGTTCGGGCTCATGTCTTCATTGAATTGCCGCTGTCCATTTCAGG GGTGGCCTCTCCCCAGCAACTCTTCTTCTCTGGGGAGGTGAAGGGTGAAAGTGCCATGCGATCTGAAAGGGATGTGGGCAGCAAAGTCAAGTATGAGGTCACG GTCTCTAATCAAGGCCAGTCCCTCAATACTCTGGGCTCTGCGTTCCTCAACATCATGTGGCCCCACGAGATCGCCAATGGAAAGTGGCTGCTGTACCCCATGCGGGTGGAGCTGGAGGGCGGACAGGGGCCTGGCAAGAGAGGGATCTGTTCCCCAAGACCCAACATCCTCCAGCTG GATGTGGACAGCAGGGATAGGAGGCGGCGAGAGCTGGGGCAGCCGGAGCCGCAGGAGCCTCCAGAGAAGGTGGAGCCTAGCACATCCTGGTGGCCAGTGTCCTCTGCTGAGAAGAGAAACGTGACTCTG GACTGCACCCTGGGCACGGCCAAGTGTGTGGTGTTCAGCTGCCCACTCTACAGTTTTGATCGTGCAGCCGTGCTTCATGTCTGGGGCCGCCTCTGGAACAGCACCTTTCTGGAG GAGTACATGGCCGTGAAATCCCTGGAAGTGATTGTCCGAGCCAACATCACAGTGAAGTCCTCCATTAAGAACTTGTTGCTCAGAGATGCATCTACAGTG ATTCCAGTGATGGTGTACTTGGACCCCATGGCCGTGGTTGTGGAAGGAGTCCCCTGGTGGGTCATCCTCCTGGCAGTGCTGGCTGGGCTGCTAGTCCTGGCTTTGCTGGTACTGCTGCTGTGGAAG CTGGGATTCTTCAAGCGGGCGAAGCACCCCGAGGCCACCGTGCCCCAGTACCACGCAGTGAAGATCCCTCGGGAAGACCGACAGCAATTCAAGGAGGAGAAGACAGGCACCATCCAGAGGAGTAACTGGGGCAACTCCCAGTGGGAGGGCTCTGACGCACACCCCATCTTGGCTGCCGACTGGCACCCTGAGCTGGGTCCTGATGGACATCCGGTGCCAGCCACTGCCTAA
- the Itga7 gene encoding integrin alpha-7 isoform X2 yields the protein MARITRCDFLRPPGICYLITSLLAGLFLPPAIAFNLDVMGAIRKEGEPGSLFGFSVALHRQLQPRPQSWLLVGAPQALALPGQQANRTGGLFACPLSLEETDCYRVDIDRGANVQKESKENQWLGVSVRSQGPGGKIVTCAHRYESRQRVDQALETRDVIGRCFVLSQDLAIRDELDGGEWKFCEGRPQGHEQFGFCQQGTAATFSPDSHYLVFGAPGTYNWKGLLFVTNIDSSDPDQLVYKTLDPADRLTGPAGDLTLNSYLGFSIDSGKGLMRSEELSFVAGAPRANHKGAVVILRKDSASRLIPEVVLSGERLTSGFGYSLAVTDLNNDGWADLIVGAPYFFERQEELGGAVYVYMNQGGHWADISPLRICGSPDSMFGISLAVLGDLNQDGFPDIAVGAPFDGDGKVFIYHGSSLGVVVKPSQVLEGEAVGIKSFGYSLSGGLDVDGNHYPDLLVGSLADTAALFRARPVLHVSQEIFIDPRAIDLEQPNCADGRLVCVDIKICFSYVAVPSSYSPSVVLDYMLDGDTDRRLRGQVPRVTFLSRGLDDLRHQSSGTVWLKHQHDRVCGDTVFQLQENVKDKLRAIVVTLSYGLRTPPLGRQAPGQELPPVAPILNAHQPSTQRTEIHFLKQGCGEDKICQSNLQLERYQFCSRISDTEFQALPMDLDGRTALFALSGQPFIGLELTVTNLPSDPARPQADGDDAHEAQLLVTLPASLRYSGVRALDSVEKPLCLSNDSASHVECELGNPMKRGAQVTFYLILSTSGITIETTELEVKLLLATISEQELDPVSVRAHVFIELPLSISGVASPQQLFFSGEVKGESAMRSERDVGSKVKYEVTVSNQGQSLNTLGSAFLNIMWPHEIANGKWLLYPMRVELEGGQGPGKRGICSPRPNILQLDVDSRDRRRRELGQPEPQEPPEKVEPSTSWWPVSSAEKRNVTLDCTLGTAKCVVFSCPLYSFDRAAVLHVWGRLWNSTFLEEYMAVKSLEVIVRANITVKSSIKNLLLRDASTVIPVMVYLDPMAVVVEGVPWWVILLAVLAGLLVLALLVLLLWKLGFFKRAKHPEATVPQYHAVKIPREDRQQFKEEKTGTIQRSNWGNSQWEGSDAHPILAADWHPELGPDGHPVPATA from the exons ATGGCCAGGATTACGAGGTGCGATTTTCTCCGGCCCCCCGGAATCTGCTACCTTATTACTTCCTTGCTCGCTGGACTGTTCTTACCACCGGCTATTGCCTTCAATCTGGATGTGATGGGTGCCATACGAAAGGAGGGAGAACCCGGCAGCCTATTCGGCTTTTCGGTGGCCCTGCACCGACAATTACAGCCCCGACCCCAGAGCTG GCTGCTGGTGGGCGCTCCCCAGGCCCTGGCTCTTCCTGGACAGCAGGCAAACCGCACCGGAGGCCTCTTTGCTTGTCCCCTGAGCCTAGAGGAGACAGACTGCTACAGAGTGGATATCGAcaggggag CTAACGTGCAGAAGGAGAGCAAGGAGAACCAGTGGCTGGGAGTCAGTGTCCGGAGCCAGGGGCCCGGGGGCAAGATTGTT ACGTGTGCACACCGATATGAGTCTCGACAGAGAGTGGACCAGGCTTTGGAGACTCGGGATGTGATTGGCCGATGCTTTGTGCTAAGCCAGGACCTGGCCATCCGTGATGAGCTGGATGGTGGGGAGTGGAAGTTCTGTGAGGGGCGCCCCCAGGGCCATGAACAGTTTGGGTTCTGTCAGCAGGGCACAGCTGCCACCTTCTCCCCTGACAGCCACTACCTCGTTTTTGGGGCTCCAGGAACCTATAACTGGAAGG GGTTGCTTTTTGTGACCAACATTGATAGCTCAGACCCTGACCAGCTGGTGTATAAAACTTTGGACCCTGCTGACCGGCTCACAGGACCAGCCGGAGACTTGACCTTGAATAGCTATTTAG GTTTCTCCATCGATTCTGGGAAGGGTCTCATGCGctcagaagagctgagttttGTGGCAGGGGCTCCCCGTGCCAACCACAAAGGGGCTGTGGTCATTCTGCGCAAGGATAGTGCCAGCCGCCTGATACCTGAGGTTGTGCTGTCTGGGGAGCGCCTGACCTCTGGCTTTGGCTATTCACTGGCTGTGACTGATCTCAACAATGATGG CTGGGCAGACCTGATTGTGGGTGCCCCCTACTTCTTTGAACGCCAAGAAGAGCTGGGAggtgctgtgtatgtgtacatgaacCAGGGTGGCCATTGGGCAGATATCTCTCCTCTCCGAATCTGTGGCTCCCCTGATTCCATGTTTGGGATCAGTTTGGCTGTATTGGGGGACCtcaaccaagatggcttcccag ACATTGCCGTGGGAGCTCCCTTTGACGGAGATGGGAAGGTCTTTATCTACCATGGGAGCAGCCTGGGGGTGGTTGTCAAACCTTCACAG GTGCTGGAGGGTGAGGCGGTGGGTATCAAGAGCTTTGGTTACTCCCTGTCTGGTGGCCTGGATGTGGACGGAAATCACTACCCAGACCTGCTTGTGGGCTCACTGGCTGATACTGCTGCTCTGTTCAG GGCCAGACCTGTTCTACATGTCTCCCAAGAGATCTTCATTGACCCCAGAGCTATCGATCTGGAACAGCCCAACTGTGCCGACGGACGCTTGGTCTG CGTGGACATAAAGATCTGTTTCAGCTATGTCGCTGTGCCCAGCAGCTACAGCCCTAGTGTGG TCTTAGATTATATGTTAGATGGGGACACAGACCGGAGGCTCCGGGGCCAGGTTCCACGTGTGACGTTTCTGAGCCGAGGCCTGGATGACCTCAGGCATCAGTCCTCCGGCACCGTGTGGCTGAAGCACCAACATGACCGAGTCTGTGGAGATACTGTGTTCCAGCTGCAG GAAAACGTCAAAGACAAGCTACGGGCCATTGTGGTGACCCTGTCATATGGTCTCCGAACCCCTCCATTAGGGAGGCAAGCGCCTGGCCAGGAGCTCCCCCCTGTGGCTCCCATCCTCAATGCTCACCAGCCCAGCACCCAGAGGACTGAG ATCCACTTCCTGAAGCAAGGCTGCGGTGAAGATAAGATCTGTCAGAGCAACCTCCAGCTCGAGCGGTACCAGTTCTGTTCCCGGATCAGCGACACAGAGTTCCAGGCTCTGCCCAT GGATCTGGATGGAAGGACCGCCCTGTTCGCATTGAGTGGGCAGCCGTTCATAGGCCTGGAACTGACAGTCACCAACCTGCCCTCTGACCCTGCCCGGCCTCAGGCAGATGGGGATGACGCTCATGAAGCACAGCTCTTGGTCACCCTCCCAGCCTCTCTACGGTACTCAGGAGTCCGTGCTCTGGACTCTGTG gAGAAGCCGCTCTGCCTGTCCAATGACAGCGCCTCTCATGTCGAGTGTGAGCTGGGGAACCCTATGAAGAGAGGCGCTCAG GTTACTTTTTACCTCATCCTCAGCACCTCTGGAATCACTATTGAGACCACAGAGCTGGAGGTGAAATTGCTGTTAGCCAC GATCAGTGAGCAGGAGCTGGATCCGGTCTCCGTTCGGGCTCATGTCTTCATTGAATTGCCGCTGTCCATTTCAGG GGTGGCCTCTCCCCAGCAACTCTTCTTCTCTGGGGAGGTGAAGGGTGAAAGTGCCATGCGATCTGAAAGGGATGTGGGCAGCAAAGTCAAGTATGAGGTCACG GTCTCTAATCAAGGCCAGTCCCTCAATACTCTGGGCTCTGCGTTCCTCAACATCATGTGGCCCCACGAGATCGCCAATGGAAAGTGGCTGCTGTACCCCATGCGGGTGGAGCTGGAGGGCGGACAGGGGCCTGGCAAGAGAGGGATCTGTTCCCCAAGACCCAACATCCTCCAGCTG GATGTGGACAGCAGGGATAGGAGGCGGCGAGAGCTGGGGCAGCCGGAGCCGCAGGAGCCTCCAGAGAAGGTGGAGCCTAGCACATCCTGGTGGCCAGTGTCCTCTGCTGAGAAGAGAAACGTGACTCTG GACTGCACCCTGGGCACGGCCAAGTGTGTGGTGTTCAGCTGCCCACTCTACAGTTTTGATCGTGCAGCCGTGCTTCATGTCTGGGGCCGCCTCTGGAACAGCACCTTTCTGGAG GAGTACATGGCCGTGAAATCCCTGGAAGTGATTGTCCGAGCCAACATCACAGTGAAGTCCTCCATTAAGAACTTGTTGCTCAGAGATGCATCTACAGTG ATTCCAGTGATGGTGTACTTGGACCCCATGGCCGTGGTTGTGGAAGGAGTCCCCTGGTGGGTCATCCTCCTGGCAGTGCTGGCTGGGCTGCTAGTCCTGGCTTTGCTGGTACTGCTGCTGTGGAAG CTGGGATTCTTCAAGCGGGCGAAGCACCCCGAGGCCACCGTGCCCCAGTACCACGCAGTGAAGATCCCTCGGGAAGACCGACAGCAATTCAAGGAGGAGAAGACAGGCACCATCCAGAGGAGTAACTGGGGCAACTCCCAGTGGGAGGGCTCTGACGCACACCCCATCTTGGCTGCCGACTGGCACCCTGAGCTGGGTCCTGATGGACATCCGGTGCCAGCCACTGCCTAA
- the Itga7 gene encoding integrin alpha-7 isoform X6 has translation MARITRCDFLRPPGICYLITSLLAGLFLPPAIAFNLDVMGAIRKEGEPGSLFGFSVALHRQLQPRPQSWLLVGAPQALALPGQQANRTGGLFACPLSLEETDCYRVDIDRGANVQKESKENQWLGVSVRSQGPGGKIVTCAHRYESRQRVDQALETRDVIGRCFVLSQDLAIRDELDGGEWKFCEGRPQGHEQFGFCQQGTAATFSPDSHYLVFGAPGTYNWKGTARVELCAQGSPDLAHLDDGPYEAGGEKEQDPRLIPVPANSYLGLLFVTNIDSSDPDQLVYKTLDPADRLTGPAGDLTLNSYLGFSIDSGKGLMRSEELSFVAGAPRANHKGAVVILRKDSASRLIPEVVLSGERLTSGFGYSLAVTDLNNDGWADLIVGAPYFFERQEELGGAVYVYMNQGGHWADISPLRICGSPDSMFGISLAVLGDLNQDGFPDIAVGAPFDGDGKVFIYHGSSLGVVVKPSQVLEGEAVGIKSFGYSLSGGLDVDGNHYPDLLVGSLADTAALFRARPVLHVSQEIFIDPRAIDLEQPNCADGRLVCVDIKICFSYVAVPSSYSPSVVLDYMLDGDTDRRLRGQVPRVTFLSRGLDDLRHQSSGTVWLKHQHDRVCGDTVFQLQENVKDKLRAIVVTLSYGLRTPPLGRQAPGQELPPVAPILNAHQPSTQRTEIHFLKQGCGEDKICQSNLQLERYQFCSRISDTEFQALPMDLDGRTALFALSGQPFIGLELTVTNLPSDPARPQADGDDAHEAQLLVTLPASLRYSGVRALDSVEKPLCLSNDSASHVECELGNPMKRGAQVTFYLILSTSGITIETTELEVKLLLATISEQELDPVSVRAHVFIELPLSISGVASPQQLFFSGEVKGESAMRSERDVGSKVKYEVTVSNQGQSLNTLGSAFLNIMWPHEIANGKWLLYPMRVELEGGQGPGKRGICSPRPNILQLDVDSRDRRRRELGQPEPQEPPEKVEPSTSWWPVSSAEKRNVTLDCTLGTAKCVVFSCPLYSFDRAAVLHVWGRLWNSTFLEEYMAVKSLEVIVRANITVKSSIKNLLLRDASTVIPVMVYLDPMAVVVEGVPWWVILLAVLAGLLVLALLVLLLWKLGFFKRAKHPEATVPQYHAVKIPREDRQQFKEEKTGTIQRSNWGNSQWEGSDAHPILAADWHPELGPDGHPVPATA, from the exons ATGGCCAGGATTACGAGGTGCGATTTTCTCCGGCCCCCCGGAATCTGCTACCTTATTACTTCCTTGCTCGCTGGACTGTTCTTACCACCGGCTATTGCCTTCAATCTGGATGTGATGGGTGCCATACGAAAGGAGGGAGAACCCGGCAGCCTATTCGGCTTTTCGGTGGCCCTGCACCGACAATTACAGCCCCGACCCCAGAGCTG GCTGCTGGTGGGCGCTCCCCAGGCCCTGGCTCTTCCTGGACAGCAGGCAAACCGCACCGGAGGCCTCTTTGCTTGTCCCCTGAGCCTAGAGGAGACAGACTGCTACAGAGTGGATATCGAcaggggag CTAACGTGCAGAAGGAGAGCAAGGAGAACCAGTGGCTGGGAGTCAGTGTCCGGAGCCAGGGGCCCGGGGGCAAGATTGTT ACGTGTGCACACCGATATGAGTCTCGACAGAGAGTGGACCAGGCTTTGGAGACTCGGGATGTGATTGGCCGATGCTTTGTGCTAAGCCAGGACCTGGCCATCCGTGATGAGCTGGATGGTGGGGAGTGGAAGTTCTGTGAGGGGCGCCCCCAGGGCCATGAACAGTTTGGGTTCTGTCAGCAGGGCACAGCTGCCACCTTCTCCCCTGACAGCCACTACCTCGTTTTTGGGGCTCCAGGAACCTATAACTGGAAGG GCACGGCCAGGGTGGAGCTCTGTGCACAGGGCTCTCCGGACCTGGCACACCTGGATGACGGGCCCTACGAGGCGGGGGGCGAGAAGGAGCAAGACCCCCGCCTCATCCCGGTCCCTGCCAACAGCTACCTTG GGTTGCTTTTTGTGACCAACATTGATAGCTCAGACCCTGACCAGCTGGTGTATAAAACTTTGGACCCTGCTGACCGGCTCACAGGACCAGCCGGAGACTTGACCTTGAATAGCTATTTAG GTTTCTCCATCGATTCTGGGAAGGGTCTCATGCGctcagaagagctgagttttGTGGCAGGGGCTCCCCGTGCCAACCACAAAGGGGCTGTGGTCATTCTGCGCAAGGATAGTGCCAGCCGCCTGATACCTGAGGTTGTGCTGTCTGGGGAGCGCCTGACCTCTGGCTTTGGCTATTCACTGGCTGTGACTGATCTCAACAATGATGG CTGGGCAGACCTGATTGTGGGTGCCCCCTACTTCTTTGAACGCCAAGAAGAGCTGGGAggtgctgtgtatgtgtacatgaacCAGGGTGGCCATTGGGCAGATATCTCTCCTCTCCGAATCTGTGGCTCCCCTGATTCCATGTTTGGGATCAGTTTGGCTGTATTGGGGGACCtcaaccaagatggcttcccag ACATTGCCGTGGGAGCTCCCTTTGACGGAGATGGGAAGGTCTTTATCTACCATGGGAGCAGCCTGGGGGTGGTTGTCAAACCTTCACAG GTGCTGGAGGGTGAGGCGGTGGGTATCAAGAGCTTTGGTTACTCCCTGTCTGGTGGCCTGGATGTGGACGGAAATCACTACCCAGACCTGCTTGTGGGCTCACTGGCTGATACTGCTGCTCTGTTCAG GGCCAGACCTGTTCTACATGTCTCCCAAGAGATCTTCATTGACCCCAGAGCTATCGATCTGGAACAGCCCAACTGTGCCGACGGACGCTTGGTCTG CGTGGACATAAAGATCTGTTTCAGCTATGTCGCTGTGCCCAGCAGCTACAGCCCTAGTGTGG TCTTAGATTATATGTTAGATGGGGACACAGACCGGAGGCTCCGGGGCCAGGTTCCACGTGTGACGTTTCTGAGCCGAGGCCTGGATGACCTCAGGCATCAGTCCTCCGGCACCGTGTGGCTGAAGCACCAACATGACCGAGTCTGTGGAGATACTGTGTTCCAGCTGCAG GAAAACGTCAAAGACAAGCTACGGGCCATTGTGGTGACCCTGTCATATGGTCTCCGAACCCCTCCATTAGGGAGGCAAGCGCCTGGCCAGGAGCTCCCCCCTGTGGCTCCCATCCTCAATGCTCACCAGCCCAGCACCCAGAGGACTGAG ATCCACTTCCTGAAGCAAGGCTGCGGTGAAGATAAGATCTGTCAGAGCAACCTCCAGCTCGAGCGGTACCAGTTCTGTTCCCGGATCAGCGACACAGAGTTCCAGGCTCTGCCCAT GGATCTGGATGGAAGGACCGCCCTGTTCGCATTGAGTGGGCAGCCGTTCATAGGCCTGGAACTGACAGTCACCAACCTGCCCTCTGACCCTGCCCGGCCTCAGGCAGATGGGGATGACGCTCATGAAGCACAGCTCTTGGTCACCCTCCCAGCCTCTCTACGGTACTCAGGAGTCCGTGCTCTGGACTCTGTG gAGAAGCCGCTCTGCCTGTCCAATGACAGCGCCTCTCATGTCGAGTGTGAGCTGGGGAACCCTATGAAGAGAGGCGCTCAG GTTACTTTTTACCTCATCCTCAGCACCTCTGGAATCACTATTGAGACCACAGAGCTGGAGGTGAAATTGCTGTTAGCCAC GATCAGTGAGCAGGAGCTGGATCCGGTCTCCGTTCGGGCTCATGTCTTCATTGAATTGCCGCTGTCCATTTCAGG GGTGGCCTCTCCCCAGCAACTCTTCTTCTCTGGGGAGGTGAAGGGTGAAAGTGCCATGCGATCTGAAAGGGATGTGGGCAGCAAAGTCAAGTATGAGGTCACG GTCTCTAATCAAGGCCAGTCCCTCAATACTCTGGGCTCTGCGTTCCTCAACATCATGTGGCCCCACGAGATCGCCAATGGAAAGTGGCTGCTGTACCCCATGCGGGTGGAGCTGGAGGGCGGACAGGGGCCTGGCAAGAGAGGGATCTGTTCCCCAAGACCCAACATCCTCCAGCTG GATGTGGACAGCAGGGATAGGAGGCGGCGAGAGCTGGGGCAGCCGGAGCCGCAGGAGCCTCCAGAGAAGGTGGAGCCTAGCACATCCTGGTGGCCAGTGTCCTCTGCTGAGAAGAGAAACGTGACTCTG GACTGCACCCTGGGCACGGCCAAGTGTGTGGTGTTCAGCTGCCCACTCTACAGTTTTGATCGTGCAGCCGTGCTTCATGTCTGGGGCCGCCTCTGGAACAGCACCTTTCTGGAG GAGTACATGGCCGTGAAATCCCTGGAAGTGATTGTCCGAGCCAACATCACAGTGAAGTCCTCCATTAAGAACTTGTTGCTCAGAGATGCATCTACAGTG ATTCCAGTGATGGTGTACTTGGACCCCATGGCCGTGGTTGTGGAAGGAGTCCCCTGGTGGGTCATCCTCCTGGCAGTGCTGGCTGGGCTGCTAGTCCTGGCTTTGCTGGTACTGCTGCTGTGGAAG CTGGGATTCTTCAAGCGGGCGAAGCACCCCGAGGCCACCGTGCCCCAGTACCACGCAGTGAAGATCCCTCGGGAAGACCGACAGCAATTCAAGGAGGAGAAGACAGGCACCATCCAGAGGAGTAACTGGGGCAACTCCCAGTGGGAGGGCTCTGACGCACACCCCATCTTGGCTGCCGACTGGCACCCTGAGCTGGGTCCTGATGGACATCCGGTGCCAGCCACTGCCTAA